Proteins encoded within one genomic window of Equus caballus isolate H_3958 breed thoroughbred chromosome 20, TB-T2T, whole genome shotgun sequence:
- the LOC100060186 gene encoding butyrophilin subfamily 1 member A1-like, which translates to MLGADTVLPCRVSPAMSVENMELRWFRSQFSEAVYVYQDGMEQTGEQLVDFKGRAELVKDYIAEGRVAVRIHSLRISDNGMYKCFFKKGSDYEEAILELKVIGLGSAPHIFMVGPEDEGIRLTCTGKGWFPQPEVQWKDAKGEKLPSLSEAETQDDDGLFQIEASLIVRDSSKREVFCSMKNPFFGQEQEATISIPEPFFPRTSPWKVAFAVTFLILGIFVGAVMFLAWKEQQEKKRVREAMEEKEKESKAKESLEKELVRRKELYQQDWRKAKLYADWRKEQFEEVAVTLDPDTAHPNLILSKSGKHVSSIENVPQNCDAPTYQGQGESETIFSVLGQNSFTTGRHYWEVEVKTGTEVGPGTRWALGVCSDTVKREGWFVESPEKNFWVMIYKDGEIRTLTSRPQTLSLMQHSHRIGVFLDWEAGDVSFYNMVDGSHIYSFTEVTFCGILHPYFSLQGPGTSITICLASDRTENCPDSSPKTSLTHLRSCDMDVPQEANSLLPP; encoded by the exons atgctgggtgcagacacagtGTTGCCCTGTCGTGTGTCCCCAGCCATGAGCGTGGAAAACATGGAGCTGCGGTGGTTCCGCTCCCAGTTCTCAGAGGCTGTGTATGTGTATCAGGATGGAATGGAGCAGACGGGAGAACAGCTAGTAGATTTCAAAGGGAGAGCAGAATTGGTGAAAGATTACATCGCTGAGGGAAGAGTAGCTGTGAGAATCCACAGCCTCCGGATCTCAGACAATGGAATGtacaagtgtttttttaaaaaaggcagtgATTATGAAGAAGCCATTTTGGAGCTAAAGGTGATAG GTTTGGGTTCTGCTCCCCATATTTTCATGGTGGGTCCAGAAGATGAAGGAATAAGGCTGACATGCACAGGCAAGGGATGGTTTCCCCAGCCTGAGGTACAATGGAAAGATGCAAAAGGAGAGAAGTTACCATCTCTCTCTGAGGCTGAGACCCAAGACGACGATGGGTTGTTTCAGATAGAGGCATCCCTCATTGTGAGAGACAGCTCAAAGAGAGAAGTGTTCTGCTCCATGAAGAACCCCTTCTTTGGACAAGAGCAAGAGGCAACTATTTCCATCCCAG AACCCTTCTTCCCTAGGACCTCTCCTTGGAAGGTAGCATTTGCTGTGACTTTCCTCATCCTTGGTATTTTTGTGGGTGCTGTTATGTTTTTGGCCTGGAAAGAacagcaggaaaagaagagagtaCGGGAAGCcatggaggaaaaagagaaagaaagcaaagccaAAG aatCACTTGAGAAAGAGCTTG TCAGAAGGAAGGAATTATATCAGCAAG ACTGGAGGAAAGCGAAGTTATATGCTG attggaGAAAGGAACAGTTTGAAGAAG TGGCTGTTACTCTGGATCCAGACACAGCTCATCCCAACCTCATCTTATCCAAGAGTGGAAAACATGTTTCTTCAATAGAGAATGTACCTCAGAACTGTGATGCCCCAACATACCAAGGGCAAGGGGAATCTGAAACCATCTTCAGTGTTCTGGGCCAGAATTCCTTTACCACAGGGAGACATTACTGGGAGGTAGAAGTGAAAACAGGGACAGAAGTTGGACCTGGGACTAGATGGGCTCTGGGTGTTTGCTCAGATACAGTGAAGAGAGAGGGGTGGTTTGTAGAAAGTCCAGAGAAGAATTTCTGGGTGATGATATACAAGGATGGAGAAATCAGGACTCTCACCTCCCGGCCACAGACTCTGTCACTGATGCAGCACTCCCACAGGATAGGAGTTTTCCTGGACTGGGAAGCTGGGGATGTGTCCTTTTACAATATGGTTGATGGGTCGCACATCTATTCTTTTACTGAAGTTACCTTCTGTGGGATCCTCCATCCTTATTTTAGCCTTCAGGGTCCTGGCACGTCTATAACCATCTGCCTAGCTTCAGATCGCACAGAAAATTGTCCAGATTCTTCTCCAAAGACCTCTCTAACTCATTTAAGGAGTTGTGATATGGATGTCCCCCAAGAAGCTAATTCTCTATTACCTCCGTAA
- the BTNL2 gene encoding butyrophilin-like protein 2 isoform X2 gives MVDLPGYRLSGAVASFVFVLFTMKQSDDLRVSGPAHPILARVGEDALLTCQLLPKRTAVHMEVRWYRSEPGTLVFAYRDGSEVTELQMEEYRGRIEWIEDNIAEGSVALKMYNIQPSDSGQYWCRFHEGNYYGETSLLLKVAGLGSAPNIHMEGPVGTEVQLVCTAKGWFPEPQVYWKDITGEELLTVSEHHIQDEDGLFYVEATLVIRNASLETVSCFIHNHILNEEKGSVISIPEKLQTELASLKVIGPSQPILVRVGEDIQLTCSLSPKANAQSMEVRWVRSHRYPAVYVYMDGDYVDGEQMAEYRGRTALVSDAIHEGRLTLQIHNARTSDDGQYRCLFEKDGVYQEASLDLKIVGLGSSPLITMEGLKDGETQLMCTSEGWFPQPHVRWRDMEGKTIPSFSEVLTQGSHGLFHVETFLLVTNSSLVNVTCSISNPILGEEKIATFSVSEFKMTFSWKMLLLLGLLLAGAAGLIRRKSCKKVNVTLDPNIGHPELILSEGNKHVTHGHSHSQTSHRDLMASSTSRARKGSCQGGKEGLFNRRSSYFISLKT, from the exons ATGGTGGATCTTCCAGGATACCGTCTGTCTGGTGCTGTTGCCTCCTTCGTCTTTGTACTGTTCACCATGAAGCAGTCAG ATGACCTTAGAGTGAGTGGTCCTGCCCATCCTATCCTGGCCAGGGTTGGGGAAGATGCCCTACTAACCTGTCAGCTCCTCCCCAAGAGGACGGCAGTGCACATGGAGGTGAGGTGGTACCGCTCAGAGCCCGGCACACTTGTGTTTGCATACCGGGATGGATCTGAGGTGACCGAGTTGCAGATGGAGGAGTACAGAGGCCGGATAGAATGGATAGAGGACAACATTGCTGAGGGAAGTGTGGCTCTGAAGATGTACAACATCCAGCCGTCTGATAGTGGGCAATACTGGTGCCGTTTCCATGAGGGGAACTATTATGGAGAAACAAGCTTGCTGCTCAAAGTAGCAG gTCTGGGGTCTGCCCCTAACATCCACATGGAGGGACCTGTGGGAACTGAAGTCCAGCTTGTGTGCACTGCAAAAGGCTGGTTCCCAGAGCCCCAGGTTTATTGGAAAGACATCACGGGAGAGGAGTTGCTGACTGTCTCCGAGCATCACATCCAAGATGAAGATGGCCTGTTCTATGTGGAAGCCACTCTTGTCATTAGGAATGCCTCTCTAGAGACCGTGTCCTGCTTCATCCACAACCACATCCTCAATGAGGAGAAGGGGTCAGTCATCTCCATCCCAG aGAAACTCCAGACTGAGCTCG CTTCCTTAAAAGTGATTGGACCTTCCCAGCCCATCCTTGTTAGAGTGGGAGAGGACATCCAATTAACCTGCTCCCTGTCCCCCAAGGCTAACGCACAGAGCATGGAGGTGAGGTGGGTCCGATCCCACCGTTATCCTGCTGTCTATGTGTATATGGATGGGGACTATGTGGATGGAGAGCAGATGGCAGAATACAGAGGGAGGACAGCATTGGTGAGTGATGCCATCCACGAGGGGAGGCTGACCCTGCAGATACACAATGCCAGAACTTCAGATGATGGACAGTATCGGTGCCTTTTTGAAAAAGATGGTGTCTACCAGGAGGCCAGTTTGGATCTGAAGATAGTAG GTCTGGGTTCTTCCCCACTGATCACCATGGAGGGACTGAAGGACGGGGAAACACAGCTGATGTGCACTTCAGAAGGGTGGTTCCCACAGCCCCACGTGCGGTGGAGGGACATGGAAGGAAAGACAATACCATCATTTTCAGAGGTCCTGACTCAAGGCAGCCATGGGCTGTTCCATGTGGAAACATTTCTGTTGGTCACAAACAGTTCTCTTGTGAATGTGACCTGCTCCATCAGCAACCCCATTCTTGGCGAGGAGAAAATAGCAACTTTTTCTGTCTCAG AGTTCAAGATGACGTTCTCATGGAAGATGCTGCTTCTTTTGGGACTGCTTCTTGCTGGAGCTGCAGGCCTGATCAGGAGGAAGAGCTGTAAAAAAG TTAATGTGACACTGGATCCAAATATAGGTCACCCGGAACTGATCCTTTCTGAGGGAAACAAACATGTGACCCATGGACACTCACACAGCCAGACGTCCCACAGAGATTTGATGGCTTCCTCAACATCCCGGGCCAGGAAAGGctcatgtcagggag GAAAAGAAGGCTTATTTAACAGGAGAAGCTCATATTTTATATCCTTGAAGACATAA
- the BTNL2 gene encoding butyrophilin-like protein 2 isoform X1 produces MVDLPGYRLSGAVASFVFVLFTMKQSDDLRVSGPAHPILARVGEDALLTCQLLPKRTAVHMEVRWYRSEPGTLVFAYRDGSEVTELQMEEYRGRIEWIEDNIAEGSVALKMYNIQPSDSGQYWCRFHEGNYYGETSLLLKVAGLGSAPNIHMEGPVGTEVQLVCTAKGWFPEPQVYWKDITGEELLTVSEHHIQDEDGLFYVEATLVIRNASLETVSCFIHNHILNEEKGSVISIPEKLQTELASLKVIGPSQPILVRVGEDIQLTCSLSPKANAQSMEVRWVRSHRYPAVYVYMDGDYVDGEQMAEYRGRTALVSDAIHEGRLTLQIHNARTSDDGQYRCLFEKDGVYQEASLDLKIVGLGSSPLITMEGLKDGETQLMCTSEGWFPQPHVRWRDMEGKTIPSFSEVLTQGSHGLFHVETFLLVTNSSLVNVTCSISNPILGEEKIATFSVSEFKMTFSWKMLLLLGLLLAGAAGLIRRKSCKKVNVTLDPNIGHPELILSEGNKHVTHGHSHSQTSHRDLMASSTSRARKGSCQGGGTERWRLGTGRDGSQVLPKTIL; encoded by the exons ATGGTGGATCTTCCAGGATACCGTCTGTCTGGTGCTGTTGCCTCCTTCGTCTTTGTACTGTTCACCATGAAGCAGTCAG ATGACCTTAGAGTGAGTGGTCCTGCCCATCCTATCCTGGCCAGGGTTGGGGAAGATGCCCTACTAACCTGTCAGCTCCTCCCCAAGAGGACGGCAGTGCACATGGAGGTGAGGTGGTACCGCTCAGAGCCCGGCACACTTGTGTTTGCATACCGGGATGGATCTGAGGTGACCGAGTTGCAGATGGAGGAGTACAGAGGCCGGATAGAATGGATAGAGGACAACATTGCTGAGGGAAGTGTGGCTCTGAAGATGTACAACATCCAGCCGTCTGATAGTGGGCAATACTGGTGCCGTTTCCATGAGGGGAACTATTATGGAGAAACAAGCTTGCTGCTCAAAGTAGCAG gTCTGGGGTCTGCCCCTAACATCCACATGGAGGGACCTGTGGGAACTGAAGTCCAGCTTGTGTGCACTGCAAAAGGCTGGTTCCCAGAGCCCCAGGTTTATTGGAAAGACATCACGGGAGAGGAGTTGCTGACTGTCTCCGAGCATCACATCCAAGATGAAGATGGCCTGTTCTATGTGGAAGCCACTCTTGTCATTAGGAATGCCTCTCTAGAGACCGTGTCCTGCTTCATCCACAACCACATCCTCAATGAGGAGAAGGGGTCAGTCATCTCCATCCCAG aGAAACTCCAGACTGAGCTCG CTTCCTTAAAAGTGATTGGACCTTCCCAGCCCATCCTTGTTAGAGTGGGAGAGGACATCCAATTAACCTGCTCCCTGTCCCCCAAGGCTAACGCACAGAGCATGGAGGTGAGGTGGGTCCGATCCCACCGTTATCCTGCTGTCTATGTGTATATGGATGGGGACTATGTGGATGGAGAGCAGATGGCAGAATACAGAGGGAGGACAGCATTGGTGAGTGATGCCATCCACGAGGGGAGGCTGACCCTGCAGATACACAATGCCAGAACTTCAGATGATGGACAGTATCGGTGCCTTTTTGAAAAAGATGGTGTCTACCAGGAGGCCAGTTTGGATCTGAAGATAGTAG GTCTGGGTTCTTCCCCACTGATCACCATGGAGGGACTGAAGGACGGGGAAACACAGCTGATGTGCACTTCAGAAGGGTGGTTCCCACAGCCCCACGTGCGGTGGAGGGACATGGAAGGAAAGACAATACCATCATTTTCAGAGGTCCTGACTCAAGGCAGCCATGGGCTGTTCCATGTGGAAACATTTCTGTTGGTCACAAACAGTTCTCTTGTGAATGTGACCTGCTCCATCAGCAACCCCATTCTTGGCGAGGAGAAAATAGCAACTTTTTCTGTCTCAG AGTTCAAGATGACGTTCTCATGGAAGATGCTGCTTCTTTTGGGACTGCTTCTTGCTGGAGCTGCAGGCCTGATCAGGAGGAAGAGCTGTAAAAAAG TTAATGTGACACTGGATCCAAATATAGGTCACCCGGAACTGATCCTTTCTGAGGGAAACAAACATGTGACCCATGGACACTCACACAGCCAGACGTCCCACAGAGATTTGATGGCTTCCTCAACATCCCGGGCCAGGAAAGGctcatgtcagggaggtggtactgagAGGTGGAGGTTGGGGACAGGACGGGATGGGTCCCAGGTGTTGCCAAAGACAATATTGTGA
- the LOC100060152 gene encoding butyrophilin-like protein 1 — MVCFPGYSPAGFLLLLLQASRWCSAVSEFSVKGPDEPINVLLGADATLPCQLSPEQSAAHMHIRWYRDQLSPAVLVYQNGQERGGQQMLEYRGRTELVGDSIHKGSVALLIQHVRASDNGQYQCRFEDGHISQEAIVELHVIGLGSAPHVHMMGPEDGGIRVLCSSGGWFPKPRVQWSNMAGVKLPTLSESQTQDGDGLFYVEASLVVTDSSLGNVTCSIQNPFSGQEKVSAIFLPEPFFPRTSPWKAALAGTLPVLGLLLIGISYTGWREHQAKEREVKKTKKESHERDQMRNEKEMALTAKANLEAELEGRKALYNEDWKKALLYPDWRKEQFQPAPVILSHEIFHQNNSDPERKENFREGTQDLSLSNKQEDCNLITLTQEGFSFWRHFWEVDIEDIDEWTLGIYEELIENNKYLQKKKYRVLEKKGYEYRALTYCLQDISLEKSLLIEKCPRKIVIFLDYEDGDISFYNMTDGTHIFSFTQASFSGSVHPYFKLKSMEMSSSAQY; from the exons ATGGTGTGTTTTCCTGGCTATTCTCCGGctggcttcctcctccttctccttcaggcATCCAGATGGTGCTCAGCAG TGTCCGAGTTTTCTGTGAAGGGACCAGATGAGCCCATCAATGTCTTGCTAGGGGCAGATGCCACTCTGCCCTGCCAGCTGTCCCCTGAGCAGAGTGCAGCCCACATGCACATCCGGTGGTACCGAGACCAGCTCTCCCCTGCTGTGCTTGTGTACCAGAATGGACAGGAACGAGGCGGGCAGCAGATGCTGGAGTACCGCGGAAGAACGGAGTTGGTGGGGGACTCCATCCACAAGGGGTCTGTGGCGCTGCTGATCCAACACGTCCGTGCCTCTGACAATGGCCAATACCAGTGTCGTTTTGAGGATGGTCACATCTCCCAAGAGGCCATCGTGGAGCTGCATGTTATAG GTTTGGGCTCTGCCCCTCACGTTCACATGATGGGGCCTGAGGATGGTGGGATCCGAGTGCTGTGCTCCTCAGGTGGCTGGTTCCCAAAACCCAGAGTGCAGTGGAGCAACATGGCGGGAGTGAAGCTACCaaccctctctgagtctcaaacCCAAGATGGAGATGGGCTCTTCTATGTGGAAGCATCTCTTGTGGTCACAGACAGCTCCCTGGGCAACGTGACCTGCTCCATCCAGAATCCCTTCTCTGGCCAAGAAAAAGTGTCAGCCATCTTCCTTCCAG AGCCTTTCTTCCCCAGGACATCTCCATGGAAGGCAGCCCTGGCTGGGACACTCCCTGTGTTGGGGCTCCTCCTCATCGGGATCAGCTACACTGGCTGGAGAGAAcatcaagccaaagagagagaagtaaagaaaacaaagaaagaatctcATGAAAGAGATCAGATgaggaatgaaaaggaaatggCACTTACTGCCAAAG CGAACCTTGAGGCAGAGCTTG AAGGGCGAAAAGCATTATACAATGAAG ATTGGAAGAAGGCCCTGCTGTATCCTG ACTGGAGAAAGGAACAGTTCCAGCCTG CCCCTGTGATTCTAAGTCATGAAATCTTTCACCAGAACAATTCTGacccagagagaaaagagaacttcAGGGAGGGAACACAGGATCTATCTCTCAGTAATAAGCAAGAAGACTGCAACCTTATCACACTTACTCAGGAAGGCTTCAgtttctggagacatttttgggaGGTGGACATTGAAGACATTGATGAGTGGACTCTAGGCATTTATGAGGAGCTCATAGAGAATAACAAATatctacaaaagaagaaatacagagtCTTAGAGAAGAAGGGATATGAATACAGGGCTCTCACCTATTGTCTACAAGATATTTCTCTAGAAAAGTCTCTCCTGATAGAAAAGTGTCCGCGAAAGATTGTGATTTTCCTGGATTATGAGGATGGTGATATTTCTTTCTACAACATGACTGATGGTACCCACATTTTCTCCTTTACCCAAGCAAGCTTCTCTGGGTCTGTCCATCCTTACTTCAAACTTAAATCCATGGAAATGTCTTCATCTGCACAATATTAA